One region of Gigantopelta aegis isolate Gae_Host chromosome 7, Gae_host_genome, whole genome shotgun sequence genomic DNA includes:
- the LOC121377162 gene encoding LOW QUALITY PROTEIN: ATP-dependent DNA helicase RecQ-like (The sequence of the model RefSeq protein was modified relative to this genomic sequence to represent the inferred CDS: inserted 1 base in 1 codon): protein MDDQVSKISELKLTVAKLQPLAEMNAEDIVHIKNGNFQVVLGSPETILKTYWKDVFLSSVWQDRVQLIAVDEAHCISEWGGDFRTDYRMIHELRSIFHCPVMALAATTTATVKNDILKHLQLPDISTDIVALKPDRPNIFIDMQLKTSRQYTEPLSWLIANLREMKQAAKKXLVYCRSVNSVSEIVLLLKEELGDDAYVDRIKDSEHILIEMFHKSTHANSKKRIIDSFKKSDSNIRCLIATVALGMGLDIPKSVLSYWQELGRCARDGRKGYALTVYDNLTLCQKNTDKDMAEIVRNANNVCLLPLNCRQSGQFEEPSAELSYKPVIL, encoded by the exons ATGGATGATCAAGTGAGTAAAATATCTGAATTGAAACTGACTGTTGCAAAGTTGCAACCTTTAGCTGAAATGAATGCAGAAGATATTGTGCATATTAAGAATGGCAACTTCCAAGTAGTTCTTGGTTCTCCGGAAACTATTCTTAAGACGTACTGGAAAGATGTGTTTCTGTCGTCTGTTTGGCAGGACAGGGTGCAGTTGATCGCTGTTGATGAAGCTCACTGCATATCAGAATGGGGTGGTGATTTTAGAACGGATTACAGAATGATACACGAATTAAGAAGCATTTTTCATTGCCCTGTGATGGCACTGGCAGCCACAACGACGGCAACTGTgaaaaatgatattttgaaGCATCTTCAGTTGCCCGACATTTCTACTGATATCGTTGCTCTGAAACCGGATCGACCGAACATATTTATTGACATGCAACTTAAGACCAGTCGACAGTATACAGAGCCCCTTAGTTGGTTAATTGCTAACTTAAGGGAGATGAAGCAGGCGGCTAAAA CGCTTGTGTACTGTCGAAGTGTGAACTCTGTATCGGAaatagttttattgttgaaagaGGAATTGGGTGATGATGCATATGTGGACAGAATAAAAGACTCAGAGCATATCTTAATAGAGATGTTTCACAAGTCCACTCATGCGAATTCCAAAAAACGAATAATCGATTCCTTCAAAAAGTCCGACAGCAACATAAGATGCCTGATAGCGACAGTAGCGTTAGGCATGGGACTTGACATACCAAAATCAGTCTTATCGTACTGGCAAGAACTAGGAAGGTGTGCAAGAGACGGGCGAAAAGGATATGCCCTGACAGTGTATGATAATTTAACTTTGTGTCAGAAAAACACAGACAAGGACATGGCTGAAATTGTCCGAAATGCCAACAATGTCTGT TTGCTGCCACTCAACTGCCGCCAGTCAGGACAATTCGAAGAGCCATCCGCAGAACTAAGCTACAAACCAGTCATCCTATAG
- the LOC121377163 gene encoding uncharacterized protein LOC121377163 — protein sequence MSFLQKLKEADATLNPHTVTTDYEVATINALQEVFPYTHVHGCLYHLSQCVYRRVQANGLQESYTTDNELSLRIRMIPALAFVPVADVPATFELIQEDLPEELQPILDYFEDTFIGRARRRGRRETRFQHSMWNCHDRVGDGLPRTNNHCEGWHRRMSAIVGAYHPNIWVFLDVLKKEQSQTEVAITQALAGEDGPPQRRQYRDVTKRLENLDNDYDNRRVLLFLVELPTIC from the coding sequence ATGTCATTTCTTCAGAAACTCAAAGAAGCAGATGCAACTCTTAATCCACATACCGTAACAACAGattatgaagtggcaacaatcAATGCGCTGCAAGAAGTTTTTCCCTACACCCACGTACATGGCTGTTTGTACCATTTATCCCAGTGTGTGTACCGCAGAGTTCAAGCAAATGGACTACAAGAAAGTTACACAACAGATAATGAGCTGTCTTTACGGATTAGGATGATTCCTGCATTGGCATTTGTGCCAGTTGCCGATGTACCTGCCACATTTGAACTTATACAAGAAGATCTCCCAGAGGAACTGCAGCCAATTCTTGATTACTTTGAAGATACATTTATTGGTCGAGCTAGACGCCGTGGTAGGAGAGAAACAAGATTTCAACATTCCATGTGGAACTGCCATGACAGAGTTGGAGATGGATTGCCACGCACTAACAACCACTGCGAGGGGTGGCACCGCAGGATGTCAGCAATTGTTGGAGCATATCACCCAAACATCTGGGTGTTCCTTGATGTTTTAAAGAAGGAGCAGTCCCAGACAGAAGTAGCCATAACACAGGCACTGGCCGGCGAAGATGGACCACCACAACGCCGCCAGTACAGGGATGTCACCAAACGACTAGAGAATCTCGACAATGATTATGACAACAGACGTGTGTTGCTTTTCTTAGTGGAATTGCCCACAATCTGCTGA